The Prionailurus bengalensis isolate Pbe53 chromosome C2, Fcat_Pben_1.1_paternal_pri, whole genome shotgun sequence DNA segment TGCCCGGTCAGGGGGAGTCTTCAGTTAGGTCCAGTAACAGTCAGTGTTCCGGTCGCTCAGGGCTCACAGTCCAGCCCTTCTTACGAGGGAAGTGTGGTCAGCAGGCTGCCTCCAACTGCCAGCCCCTTCAGATCAGAGCCCTCCTGGAGTCCACGGGGCTTGTGGGCTGTTGGGGGCACCCgagctcccctccctctgccccactgccCCTTTTTCTTAAAGTGTGTGTCCCAGGTGCGCACCCTAATACGTGTCTGCACACCAGACACCAGCCTCGGTTCTGGGGGATCCCGCTTACCCCCCAGAATGGGGAGCCACTCATGGGCAGAGACACCATGAGTCAGGCGGAGTAAAGGCAGAATCCCCCTGAGGTCTGCACATGCCACACGGTGTGGATGGCCCGATGCTCCCCTCAGCCCAGTGCTCTGGCTGTTGCTAGAAGGTGCCGGAACATTCCTCTCTTGAGCTCACTGCCCTCCCCTCAAGACCCGTCCTCATTCCTCCTGTCCGTTCCCTGTGTTCTTGGCACTCACTCTTGGTGGGAGGTGTTGCTCTGTGGGCACCGGCCCAGGCGAGGTCTGTGGGTGCAGCGGGTGGGACGGGCGACGGCCGGGGTGGCACTGGCTCTTTAAGGGCGACATCACAAGGCTGCGGAAGGCCAGGCAGTGGTGGAACTCCAGGGCTGTTTCTGGAGCGTCTACGGCACTGGATTTCCACCTCCATGGGGCCGCAGGCCCATACCTGAGCACCTAAAGACGTGGCCATGGCTGAGGGGAGTGAGCTGATGAACAGGCTCATGAGTGAGAATGCAGACCTGAAGAAGCAGGTGCGCCTCATGAAGGAGAACCAGATGCTGAAGCGTCTGCTCAGGGAGAGCTGCCAGGAGCGCTGTGGCCTTGGGAGCCGGGACCTGCTCTTCCCCAAGGCACCCGCCTACCCCGAGGACAGCTCCCCCGGGAGCGCAGGTGAGGCTACAGGCAGGACAGCAGGGCCCAGCTGGCTGCTGGGGTCCAGGAGCTGTGGTGAGGCCACTGTGCCCCGGCAGGGGCCTTGTTCGGTGAGGTCTCGGGCCCCTTCCCATCCCTCAGGTCTGAGTAAACCAAGACCCAGTTCCCCATTCTCCTGTGTGTCCTCAGGTAAGGCCCTCTGGGCCACGAAGCCACATCTAGAATATGGGGTGGGGGTTAGCCCCCCACCTCACTAGCTGCTACTCACCAGCCCCCTGCACAGAGCTCATGGATGCAAAGCCCCTTGGGCAAACATGTCCTTGGGGTCTTTCAGCCTCAAGGAGGACCTTGAAGAGGGAGCTTGGACaagcagagggtgggggtggaggatggCAGAAAGAGGACAATGACGCCCCAAGGGGCAGCTGGAGAAAGCCCTATCCCCACCAGTTCTGAATTCCCACCAGAGGCCAAGGCACATGCTTGTCACCAGAAACTTGCTGAAGAGGGACTGACCTCCCAGGACTTGTCACCTGTGTGACATCCCACAGAGGGTCAGTGCTGCCTTCTTGGGCCACCAGGGATGCATTGTGCAGTGGCTGCAAAAGGCACTTGTCACCAAGCCTCATAGGTGCTATGGTTACTGCCAAGAGTCAAACCCAGTGTGACTTCATTGTCCTTTGTCCTGAGAACTGGGTCAGGCTGGGGCCACCTCTGAGGGCTCAGAGCCACCCCTGTGTCAGTACTGGCAGGAATGCTGgggccctccctctctcaccttcCCTCCCATGCCTGGTTAGTAGAGGTGCGGACTCACAAGGGTCGGGCTGCTCCTGGAGAGACCCTGGTCAGGGCCTAGGTCAGGGCAGAGTCTCTGGGACCACAACCAGCACCCCTGCCTGTGGGTCACCCCTAGTAATCCCAGACTTTTGCCAGACACCAGTCTTAGCAGGAGCTCCAGTCCCCCTGGGCCAGCCCAACACCACCAAGCCTTCCACACGGAGGCCTGGAGCCCTTGCTGCAGGGCGTGGGCCAACGTCAGCATGGCTGACCATCCTCAGGGAGGGGCCACCCCCATGCCCGGGGCTCTGGGACGCTGCCTTCGGGCCTGGCCACAACCCTCAGCCTTCTTTGGGGACTGGAATTTGGAACGACTCTTACTTAACACAGCAGCAGACATTTGTGAACAGAAGGGAACTGCCACCAGCAATGGCTCATGTTTCCCACGGGCCCTTAACGTCTGCCTTCAACGCAGGATGTGCtttaaaaacctgttttcttcattcaacaaCAGGAGCTCCTGGCAAACTTATAAATACCCCAAGAGGATGTAACATACAAGGCCAAGCTCGTGCTCCTGGCCCTGCTCCCAAAGGGGGCCACTGTCAACATTTTCTTGGGTTTCTGTCTGAAATTTGTGGTGGATATTCATGTGCACATCGGGGGATCTTCTGGGTTCCCCTAAACACGGTTGAACTGTTCTATACTTTGATTGCCCCCTCCGTCCACCTTACTTTTGTCACCTGGAGGTCTTCTTTTCTAGATCCAGGGCGTGCACTCCAACGCTGGAGCGACTCtcagggtggagggcaggggttCCCCACAATAGCAGCCCGGCGCCAGGCCAGGTGGTGCCCTCCAGCCCCCTGCCACCTGCCATTGGGGTAACGGCCGGGAAATCCTTGGGTCAAAGGCCCTGTGCTGTTGAAATAGATGCTGCTGTGTCCTCTGCACCCTTCCAGTGCCCTCCTGACCCACAGGACCACGCATAGTGGCTAGGCTCGCACACCAACCTCTTCCTCAGCTGCCTGTGTGCCCTGTGTGCTACGCTTGTTAGTTTGGTCTGTTTTCTGAGTCTACAACCGCACTGTGTGCAAATGATTTAAATGAGATCGACAGTGTGTATACCTGTTAATTTTACCTTTGTCTTTGCCCTTGGTATTCCCAGAACCCTGGCTCTGGTGGCAGTtgggcctgggggtggaggggcatgCAGGCTAGGTGCTGGGAGGACCCTTCTagtccttctttttaaagaacaagaaaaattgagaaacagCTTGTTTTGTTCAGTTTCCATGACCTTGTTTGGCCTTGGTAGGGTGCCCTCAGCTCCTGCCCTTGGCCTGCTCCATCGGGAGGCCCCGGGCTCCTGTTGTCTGTCCTGGTGTTCGCTAGGATGGGTCTTTGCTCAGGATCTGGGGACTCTGTTCCTACCTGGATCTGGGCTTTGGTCTTCTTTCTGTGGGCTCTCTGTTTGGGGATTTGATACCAGACTTGTGACCAGTTATAATCTCAATCAAGaagcatcttttaatttttttcagtgttccaAACTTATTTATGTAATATAGGGATTAAGAATCATTTGGAGCCTGAAAGAATTTACCACTAGGCCCCCAGGCCTGCAGCCCTCAGAGCATAATTGTTTTATAActtctagatttttcttctttgcttactGGTCCATTTAGTTTTTCTACTTCTTACTGAgtcattgaaaaataatttcccgCAAGAGTTCTCCTGTTACTGAAATCTTAGTGACGATGCAGTTGTGTATAATGGTTGCTTGTAACTCAGACCTCTTCCTGGTCTTTCTTATgttgcttttctcatttccaattttatttcttcatgttttctgcttcCCTAAGGTAGTTTTCCACAGTTTCGTGGTCTTGTAGACTTTCACAGAACTGTCTGTGGTGTATTTCGCGGTCgtgttcattgttttcttaagAGCTCCTCTTCATATCTTGAtttgaatgtttaattttgagatgatttttatttatttatttatttatttatttattattattatttttttaacgtttatttatttttgagacagagagagacagagcatgaacggggggaggggcagagagagagaaggagacacagaatctgaaacaggctccaggctctgagctgtcagcacagagcccaacgctgggctcaaactcacggactgcgagatcatgacctgagctgaagtcggaggcttaaccgactgagccacccaggcgccccgagatgatttttaaaaagtaattgaagCATTTAAATTACTAATCTCAATCCAAATACAGTTGTAAACGTACTGATGTCTTAATATATAATGTtctgattttcattatttctcagtaatcattgttttttattattatttcttcctcgATGTGATTGTTACTTGGGAGAATGCTTTTACTTCTGAGGAAATGCAATTTTCTCCTGGCCACATGGGCAACAGGAGGCAAGACACATCCTAATGGATGtctttttttgaacatttttttctgagaaatcaTTGCTGGAGATAGATCAGTTGGTTCCTGAGGAGGCATCTTTTAggatataatttttcatgatagCTCTTAAAACACACTATTTCTCAAGTATATATTTACCTTATTGCCAGGAGAACAAGATTATAACATGAGGGTAAGAAAGGATTTTATAAATCAAAAAGAATCGATAAGTTAAAGTTGACtacattataatttaaaacttctgcatGAGAGTCAGTATAAAAAAGATTCAGACCTAAGCAAGGCACCCACCGGAAGACACAACACTTTTCATCAACAAGGAATTAGTATGCAGGAGACAAAAAAAGCTgctacaaataattttaaagactacccctccccccaaaaaaacaagcagagaaaaggcaaagaaaattcacagaaagGAAACCTGAGGGGCCGATGagcacatgaaatgatgttcaCTATCACTAGGGATTAGGGAAAAGCCATGTGTTGTTTTCTGCCGGGGGACCACTGATGTAGAATACAGAGGAGGTTAAACAGCACACACCTGAGCCCAGTGTAGACAGTATAAACAGCACACACCTTGCCCACTTTGAGCAAGGAGGCACATTAAGGAATGCTGATTatagctttgctttttcaaggaaAACAGGAATCATCCCCATGCTTATCAACAGGGCAGTGGATATGAAaatttctgagtgtgtgtgtgtgtgtgtgtgtgtgcgcgcgcgcgcgcgcatgcgtggGTGCACGCTCACATGCGTGCATGGATGCATGCCCATGTGTGCCAAGAAATGGTTAAATGTATCAGGTAAGCTACCCAATGATTCAATATGGATGAATTCCCAAAAAAATGCTGCAGCAAAAAGGTATTTTGCAGGATAAAACATGTATAGGATGATACcatttatgtacatttaaaagCATAAGCAAGTCCCTCTGTATTGTGTGTGGGTTCCCAGGTGGGTGGGAAGCGCATGGGGGCACGTGTGCTTGCCATGCCCATAAACTTGAGGCTGGTGGTTTCCTCAGGTGGGCTGGGCACCCACAGTGTCATATTCtctagagggaggaggagggctctGAAACACAGGGTGGGGTGTCACAGATTGAGGCTGGGTATGTGGATGTTCTTCTGTATTCTCTCCCTCCTTAGGGATGTCTCAGGAACACAGCCtgacctgccctccctccccgtcCCAGGTGCAGACTTTGGAAGGTTCAGTGGCGTCCCTGATGCACCCTCCCAGCTGCAGACGTCCTCCCTGGAGGACCTGCTGTGCTCACATGCCCCCATCTCCAGTGAGGATGACGCCTCCCCTGGCTGTGCCACCTCCTCCCAGGAGCCCTTCAAGGCTTTCCTCAGCCCCCCAGAGCTGCGTGCACCCCGAGGCACTGACAGGAAGCTGTCCCCGCTCCTGAACCCCTTGCAGGACCCGCTGGCAGACAAGACCCTGCTGGAGCCCAGGGAGATGGTCCGGCCCAAGAAAGTGTGCTTCTCAGAGAGCAGCCTGCCGTCTGGGGACAGGACGAGAAGGAGCTACTACCTTAACGGTATGGCCCAGGCAGGGGCGGGCACCAGGGTGCAGTAGTCTGGGTGACCAGCTGGGCACAGCTTCTCCATTTTCCTGCAGAGGGAGGAGAGTGTGGCTGGGAGGCCAGGGTCTGGGGCTGCTTCTGTGGACATTttttgcctattaaaaaaaatggacttgcTTATCTTATGATCGAGTTGTCAGAGTTCtacatatattctggatacaaatccttttCTGGGTGTATGTCTTGCAAACgttgtctcccactctctggcCTTTCAGTTGCATAAGTGTTCTTTAAAGAGCAAAACTGTTTAATTTGATAAAGTccagtttattgattttttttttgttttatacaatTCATGTTTTTtgtgtcctatttaagaaatctttgtcaaACTCATGGTCACAAAGATTGTTTCCTATGTGTTCTTCTAGAAGTATTATGgctttagattttacatttaggtttctGATCAATTTCAAGTcaatttttgtgcatggtatgaGATTTGCATTTGTTGGCTTCTTCCAACACCAGTGtttagaaagattattttttcttcattgaattgccttgacccttttgtcaaaaatcaactattcatatatgtataagtttatttctggacacCTTCCCCCCGCCATGCTGTGTTATTTGTCTGTGTTGATTCCAGTACATATGGTCTCTATTACTGTAGCTTTAAAGTAAGATCGTCATTCATATAATGTCTTGTTCTCCATTTTCAAAGTTGCCCTGGCTATtgtaggtcctttgcatttccacatgagttttagaatcaacttgtccAACTTCGCAAAAAAGCTTGCAAGGAGTTTGATTGGGATTGCTCTGGATCTACAGATTGATTAGGTCAGTTTTCAGGGAAATTAACagtttattaataataacaatattgaaCCTTTGGGTCCGTAAATGCTGTGTGTCTCTCCATTTATGtagttctttaaacatttctttcaacagtgtttatAGTCTTCTATGTATAGATCTTACACATTTTGATAAATTAATTCttagtattttcacatttttgataCTATAGGAAATAGTATTGCCTTTATCATTATCAATTTCTGATTGCTCATTTTTAGTATATAGTAacacagttgatttttgtgtatttactcCTGTAatccttaattttatttgtcaacttgactgggccatgaaAAGAACTACCCAGATAATTGGTCAAacattctgggtgtttctgtgagagtgtttctggatgagTTGAACATTTAATAGACTGAGTAAGCACATTGCCCTCTCAGTGTGGGTGGGCTTCATCCCATCACTTCAAGGCCTGAATAGGACAAAAAGGTTGATCCTAccccaaggaagagaaaattcctCCTGCCTGGTTGCCTTTGGACCTGAAACATGCCTTGAACTGAAATATGTTCTTGAGTTTCAAGCCTGCAGTGCTCTGGACTGAAACCACACCATTGGTTCTCTTGGTTCTCAGACCTTTAAAGTCAGGCTAGAACAACATTTTCAGTCTCCCTGGATCTCTAGCTTGCTAACTCACCTTGCAGATCTTGAGACTTGTTAGTTTCCATAATCATGTGGGCCaatttcctacacacacacacacacacacacacacacacacacacacaccctgttggttctgtttctatttctctggagaaccctgaaaaataaaaatattgtatcttgcaaccttactgaactcacttatttttttaaatgtttttatttattatttttgaggcagagtgtcagggagcagggagaagagggaggcagacagagaatctgtactgtcagtgcagagcccaatactggGCATGaatcatgaaatgtgagatcatgacctgagttgaagtcagaggcttaatctattgagccatccaggcgccccctgaactCATTTGTTCTAGtagatttctttaagtttatttattttgagagagagcttacaaatttgggaggggcagagaaagagagagagagagagagagagagagagagagagagagaatcccaagcaggctccatactgccagtgcagagcttgatgcagagcctgaactcacaagccagcagatcatgacctgtgccaaagttggatgctgactgagtcacccaggcaccactgttctagtagctttttgtagattccttaggatATATGattgtgtcatttgcaaataaagacaaatttattttttcatttctagtttgtattccttttatttttcttattgcattGGCAAGAAATGGTGACagtggactttttcttttttatcttttcctaatTTAGGAAGAATTCAGTCTGTTAttgttaagtatgatgttagctcaGGTCTTTGTAGATGACTTTTattaggttgaggaagttccctttaATTCCTAGTTTTCTTATAATGAATGGATATtggattttgtgaaatgctttttctgcatctactgagatgagcatttggtttttatttgtagtCTGTTTCAGCTAATATGGttaattacattgattgatttttgaattgtaaaccaaccttgcattcctgagataaaccTTACTTGGTCGTGACGTATtatacttttttgtatttttggatttaatttcctaaattttgttgagaatttttgctgtctatgatattggtctatagttttcttttcatgtcattttctggttttggtaccagGTTAATGTTGACTTCAATGAATGAGGTGGAAAGTAATCCATTCTCTTTAATTATGTAGAGGAATTTATGTAGAATTGGTATCATTTATTCCTTAGATGTTTGGTAAAAGTCACCACTGAATCCACCCaagtctttaattttctttgtaggAATATTTCCCCTGCCACAAGTTCAGTTTCCTTGTCGATATACAGCTATTCAAATGATCTATTTCTTCTTAGGGAGCTTTGGCAATTCACTCACGATAGtgagcttttgtgttttttaaggaaTTAGTCCATTTCATCCAAGCTGTCAAATTTATTAGCATAAAATCGTTTCTAGTATTCCATTATTATCCTTTTAACATCTGTAGGATCTGCAGTGAGACCATCTCTAATTTCTGATAGTGGTAATTtttgtcctctttctcttttcccttaatatgtctggctacaggtttatcaatatTGTTGACTTTTTTCTGTGAAGAATAGATTTTGGCTGAATCTTGGAAGGCCAAGGTTGGACTAGAAATGATTGCTAGAACATCTCAGGTATATATCACTTCTTCCATCCAATTTATGCTTTAAAGACAGAACAGGATGGTAAGAGAGACTGATTCCTGATTAGAGAAGTGTATGAATATAGAAGGGGAAATTTGCACTCTGAGCTTCATGGCCTTCATCTGCCCTG contains these protein-coding regions:
- the SPATC1L gene encoding speriolin-like protein isoform X1, translated to MAEGSELMNRLMSENADLKKQVRLMKENQMLKRLLRESCQERCGLGSRDLLFPKAPAYPEDSSPGSAGADFGRFSGVPDAPSQLQTSSLEDLLCSHAPISSEDDASPGCATSSQEPFKAFLSPPELRAPRGTDRKLSPLLNPLQDPLADKTLLEPREMVRPKKVCFSESSLPSGDRTRRSYYLNEIQGFSSAEKDGRIVGEIAFQLDRRILAYVFPGVTRLYGFTVSNIPEKIKQTSIKSLDGSVDEKKLRELTHRYLMLTARLERLGYNREVHPVFSEFLINTYGILKQRPDLRANPLHSSPAALRKLVIDVVPPKFLGDALLLLTCLCELSKEDRKPLFAW